In Crassostrea angulata isolate pt1a10 chromosome 6, ASM2561291v2, whole genome shotgun sequence, a genomic segment contains:
- the LOC128187196 gene encoding uncharacterized protein LOC128187196 isoform X3, whose product MYEHTFSAGDHHRIISMLYNMFKNSSFKCCLGFRKIEDVCTECIGFYGEECSIPCPAGFYGRQCKTPCNCSSNEACNQFVGCRSNSTCGEGHHSVKGNLKWMLMIFFICLQGFNLVFCIGYPLRKRKNWIRKMMIRKMEKCRGCFLFSQQKGKTVRNKGHSDSHPMHRSADYGYVGDGYHQIHFPN is encoded by the exons ATGTACGAACATACGTTTTCTGCTGGTGATCACCATAGAATTATCTCAATGCTTTACAACATGTTCAAAAA ttcatcatttaaatgttgtCTTGGTTTCCGAAAGATAGAGGATGTTTGCACAG AATGCATTGGATTTTATGGAGAGGAATGTAGTATACCCTGTCCAGCAGGATTTTATGGACGTCAATGTAAAACACCCTGCAACTGTTCTTCAAACGAGGCTTGTAATCAGTTTGTTGGTTGCAGATCAAACTCCACATGtg GTGAAGGTCATCATTCGGTAAAAGGTAATCTAAAATGGATGTTGATGATCTTCTTCATATGCCTGCAAGGCTTCAATTTGGTTTTCTGCATCGGTTATCCACTTAG AAAAAGAAAGAACTGGATAAGAAAAATGATGATAAGAAAAATGGAAAAGTGTAGAGGATGCTTTCTTTTTTCCCAGCAAAAAGGTAAAACGGTTCGAAATAAAGGACACAGTGACAGCCACCCAATGCACAGAAGCGCTGATTATGGATATGTAGGTGATGGCTACCATCAAATTCATTTTCCAAATTAA
- the LOC128187196 gene encoding uncharacterized protein LOC128187196 isoform X2, which produces MTIGTVYNVQMAGHRRLFVCTCVFLLLITIESSCGIHTCSTDNNSSFKCCLGFRKIEDVCTECIGFYGEECSIPCPAGFYGRQCKTPCNCSSNEACNQFVGCRSNSTCGEGHHSVKGNLKWMLMIFFICLQGFNLVFCIGYPLRKRKNWIRKMMIRKMEKCRGCFLFSQQKGKTVRNKGHSDSHPMHRSADYGYVGDGYHQIHFPN; this is translated from the exons ATGACTATAGGTACAGTCTATAACGTACAGATGGCAGGTCACCGTCGACTGTTTGTTTGTACGTGTGTCTTTCTATTGTTGATCACCATAGAATCATCTTGCGGCATTCACACATGTTCTACTGATAATAA ttcatcatttaaatgttgtCTTGGTTTCCGAAAGATAGAGGATGTTTGCACAG AATGCATTGGATTTTATGGAGAGGAATGTAGTATACCCTGTCCAGCAGGATTTTATGGACGTCAATGTAAAACACCCTGCAACTGTTCTTCAAACGAGGCTTGTAATCAGTTTGTTGGTTGCAGATCAAACTCCACATGtg GTGAAGGTCATCATTCGGTAAAAGGTAATCTAAAATGGATGTTGATGATCTTCTTCATATGCCTGCAAGGCTTCAATTTGGTTTTCTGCATCGGTTATCCACTTAG AAAAAGAAAGAACTGGATAAGAAAAATGATGATAAGAAAAATGGAAAAGTGTAGAGGATGCTTTCTTTTTTCCCAGCAAAAAGGTAAAACGGTTCGAAATAAAGGACACAGTGACAGCCACCCAATGCACAGAAGCGCTGATTATGGATATGTAGGTGATGGCTACCATCAAATTCATTTTCCAAATTAA
- the LOC128187196 gene encoding uncharacterized protein LOC128187196 isoform X1, giving the protein MIIIFKMHMIENRNVALADDTKRKLLVVYGHSLLIRWKKWQAIDDCICMYEHTFSAGDHHRIISMLYNMFKNSSFKCCLGFRKIEDVCTECIGFYGEECSIPCPAGFYGRQCKTPCNCSSNEACNQFVGCRSNSTCGEGHHSVKGNLKWMLMIFFICLQGFNLVFCIGYPLRKRKNWIRKMMIRKMEKCRGCFLFSQQKGKTVRNKGHSDSHPMHRSADYGYVGDGYHQIHFPN; this is encoded by the exons atgatAATAATTTTCAAGATGCATATGATTGAAAACAGGAATGTAGCATTAGCAGATGACACTAAAAGAAAACTACTAGTAGTCTATGGGCACAGTCTGTTAATAAGATGGAAAAAATGGCAGGCCATTGACGACTGTATCTGTATGTACGAACATACGTTTTCTGCTGGTGATCACCATAGAATTATCTCAATGCTTTACAACATGTTCAAAAA ttcatcatttaaatgttgtCTTGGTTTCCGAAAGATAGAGGATGTTTGCACAG AATGCATTGGATTTTATGGAGAGGAATGTAGTATACCCTGTCCAGCAGGATTTTATGGACGTCAATGTAAAACACCCTGCAACTGTTCTTCAAACGAGGCTTGTAATCAGTTTGTTGGTTGCAGATCAAACTCCACATGtg GTGAAGGTCATCATTCGGTAAAAGGTAATCTAAAATGGATGTTGATGATCTTCTTCATATGCCTGCAAGGCTTCAATTTGGTTTTCTGCATCGGTTATCCACTTAG AAAAAGAAAGAACTGGATAAGAAAAATGATGATAAGAAAAATGGAAAAGTGTAGAGGATGCTTTCTTTTTTCCCAGCAAAAAGGTAAAACGGTTCGAAATAAAGGACACAGTGACAGCCACCCAATGCACAGAAGCGCTGATTATGGATATGTAGGTGATGGCTACCATCAAATTCATTTTCCAAATTAA